A window of Tautonia plasticadhaerens contains these coding sequences:
- a CDS encoding MMPL family transporter: protein MIFDLIARLVTRRGWLVVLAWVGLAVLFGRYAPSWDEVSLDDDVRFFPEGSISVAGQALLERGFPESTDSSIVVVAERPDGPLSEADRAFVGLLADRLGGLIGPEFAIATVTDFRDRYMDTILIGGSGEGGSGQAALTLVGVEATYASKQARLTTNAVEGVLAELEGRVPTGLELGLTGSAVVGHDMNESSNASIDTTTYATVALVIAILLAVYRSPLLALIPLVSIALSAFVSLKGLPALRWVPGLDFQVINVTKVFVIVVLFGAGTDYCLFLIARYREERAHGHAIPEALAIAIRQVGAALVASAGTVIVGLGMLWFSSFAKIQFSGPAIALSLAVALVAALTLAPVLLRWFGRAIDWPFGGPRPVPVDPSAHAGSNGHSSTAPDQAEAALRGPWGRVADLVARRPATILAVSLLAMAPFALHGTRVRSNYGQLSDLPADAPSKLGAAMIRDYFPIGELGPTTLLLWSPALDFRTEEGREAIASLSDRLTEMPQVARVRSLARPLGEPLERTIRLSDEEQALPGFLRRPLEQARNALIDQGYLAAEPVYVSTEPADPADLGRITRLDLLLTLDPFSEDGMDALEAIRREVAAVVDPGDGAVGPLAGSEVGYAGSTPMLYDLRSSIGVDERRMYVLVTLGVYAILVFLLKRPGISLYLIATVVLGYLATLGLTDLVFRSLHAGPEPWQGLDWKVGFFLFVILVAVGEDYNIFLMSRVVEEERGHGVIDGTRRAVAATGGIISSCGLIMAGTFGSMLTGRLLALRELGFALAFGVLLDTFLVRPILVPAFIVLLERLRGGRGGARPAPAVLREEAAPGPVSAVIRVDYGIASRGASRP, encoded by the coding sequence ATGATCTTCGATCTGATTGCGCGCCTGGTGACCCGTCGCGGATGGCTGGTCGTGCTGGCCTGGGTCGGCCTGGCCGTCCTGTTCGGCCGCTACGCGCCGTCCTGGGACGAGGTGAGCCTCGACGACGACGTCCGGTTCTTCCCGGAGGGGTCGATCAGCGTCGCCGGCCAGGCGTTGCTGGAGCGCGGCTTCCCCGAGTCGACCGACTCGTCGATCGTCGTCGTCGCCGAGCGGCCGGACGGGCCGCTCTCGGAGGCCGATCGCGCCTTCGTCGGCCTGCTGGCCGACCGGCTCGGAGGGCTGATCGGCCCCGAGTTCGCCATCGCCACGGTGACCGACTTCCGCGACCGCTACATGGACACCATCCTCATCGGCGGCTCCGGGGAGGGGGGATCGGGCCAGGCGGCGCTGACGTTGGTGGGCGTGGAGGCGACCTACGCCAGCAAGCAGGCGAGGCTGACGACCAACGCCGTCGAGGGGGTGCTGGCCGAGCTGGAGGGCCGGGTCCCGACGGGCCTGGAACTGGGACTGACGGGCTCGGCCGTCGTCGGCCACGACATGAACGAGTCGTCGAATGCGAGCATCGACACCACGACCTATGCCACCGTGGCGCTGGTCATCGCCATCCTGCTGGCGGTGTATCGGTCGCCGCTGCTGGCGCTGATCCCGCTGGTGTCGATCGCGCTGTCGGCGTTCGTCTCGCTCAAGGGCCTGCCGGCCCTGCGGTGGGTGCCGGGGCTGGACTTCCAGGTCATCAACGTGACCAAGGTGTTCGTCATCGTCGTCCTCTTCGGCGCCGGGACGGACTACTGCCTGTTCCTGATCGCCCGGTACCGGGAGGAGCGGGCGCACGGGCACGCGATCCCCGAGGCCCTGGCGATCGCGATCCGGCAGGTCGGCGCGGCGCTGGTGGCCAGCGCCGGGACGGTGATCGTGGGCCTGGGGATGCTCTGGTTCTCCAGCTTCGCCAAGATCCAGTTCAGCGGCCCGGCGATCGCCCTGAGCCTGGCGGTGGCCCTGGTGGCGGCCCTGACGCTGGCCCCGGTGCTCCTGCGCTGGTTCGGCCGGGCGATCGACTGGCCGTTCGGCGGGCCCCGGCCGGTGCCGGTCGACCCGTCGGCCCACGCCGGGTCCAACGGCCATTCCTCGACGGCCCCGGACCAGGCCGAGGCCGCCCTGAGGGGCCCCTGGGGCCGGGTGGCCGACCTCGTGGCGCGTCGGCCGGCGACGATCCTGGCCGTCAGCCTGCTGGCGATGGCCCCCTTCGCCCTGCACGGGACGCGGGTCCGGTCCAATTACGGCCAGCTCTCCGACCTGCCGGCCGACGCCCCGAGCAAGCTCGGCGCCGCGATGATCCGGGACTACTTCCCGATCGGGGAGCTCGGCCCGACGACCCTGCTGCTCTGGAGCCCCGCGCTCGACTTCCGGACCGAGGAGGGCCGGGAGGCGATCGCCTCCCTGTCGGACCGCCTGACGGAGATGCCCCAGGTCGCCCGGGTCCGGTCCCTGGCCCGGCCCCTGGGAGAACCCCTGGAGCGGACGATCCGCCTCTCCGACGAGGAGCAGGCGCTGCCCGGTTTCCTCCGGAGGCCGCTGGAGCAGGCCCGCAATGCGCTGATCGACCAGGGGTACCTCGCCGCCGAGCCGGTCTACGTCAGCACCGAGCCGGCCGACCCCGCCGACCTCGGCCGGATCACCCGGCTGGACCTGCTGCTCACGCTCGACCCGTTCTCCGAGGACGGCATGGACGCCCTGGAGGCGATCCGCCGCGAGGTCGCCGCCGTCGTCGACCCCGGGGACGGGGCCGTCGGCCCCCTGGCCGGCTCGGAGGTCGGCTACGCCGGCTCGACGCCGATGCTCTACGACCTGAGGTCGTCGATCGGCGTGGACGAGCGGCGGATGTACGTGCTGGTGACCCTGGGCGTCTACGCGATCCTCGTCTTCCTGCTGAAGCGGCCGGGGATCAGCCTGTACCTGATCGCCACGGTGGTGCTCGGTTATCTCGCCACGCTCGGCCTGACGGACCTGGTCTTCCGGTCGCTGCACGCCGGGCCGGAGCCCTGGCAGGGGCTCGACTGGAAGGTCGGCTTCTTCCTGTTCGTAATCCTGGTCGCCGTGGGGGAGGACTACAACATCTTCCTCATGTCCCGGGTCGTCGAGGAGGAACGAGGCCACGGCGTCATCGACGGCACTCGGCGCGCCGTGGCGGCCACCGGCGGGATCATCAGCTCGTGCGGCCTGATCATGGCCGGCACCTTCGGCTCGATGCTCACCGGCCGATTGCTGGCGCTCCGGGAACTGGGCTTCGCCCTGGCCTTCGGCGTCCTGCTGGACACCTTCCTCGTCCGGCCGATCCTCGTCCCGGCGTTCATCGTCCTGCTGGAGCGGCTCCGGGGCGGCCGGGGGGGGGCCCGCCCGGCCCCCGCGGTCCTGCGCGAGGAGGCGGCCCCGGGCCCCGTCTCGGCGGTCATCCGGGTCGACTACGGCATCGCCTCCCGGGGCGCGTCCCGGCCCTGA